One Phaseolus vulgaris cultivar G19833 chromosome 2, P. vulgaris v2.0, whole genome shotgun sequence DNA window includes the following coding sequences:
- the LOC137809662 gene encoding uncharacterized protein, with protein sequence MEDISKYPYVHQPVRSISFPTRAHSVSQRVEALLNHLKHHHSQPVSSTTGLEAETILSDLVVLAEVYNCSEELFHSPQSQQALLRYQDGKLVEEALCGSVTLLDTCESARDLLLVLKEHMQNLHSTVRRRKGDSNIESNISSLDIFKKKAKKTISKQLVQLKRMQNKVNSFSLLDQDQQLAFLARVLRESNTITISVLHSILVFLSMPTFGTKGPSSLISKLKTTVLFSSQKEQKNTNGVADLHNVLCSLFGREKNGDSSGGFQRALGVLETLNVDIEALEGGLDCIFRCLVKNRVSFLNMLVH encoded by the coding sequence ATGGAAGACATTTCTAAATATCCTTATGTACATCAACCTGTAAGATCCATTAGTTTTCCCACTAGAGCACACTCAGTTTCTCAGAGAGTTGAAGCACTTCTAAACCACCTAAAACATCATCATTCTCAACCTGTCTCAAGCACTACAGGTTTAGAGGCAGAAACAATTCTGAGTGACTTAGTTGTGCTTGCTGAGGTGTACAACTGCTCTGAGGAGCTCTTCCATTCTCCACAGTCCCAACAAGCTCTTCTACGCTACCAAGATGGGAAACTAGTAGAAGAAGCATTATGTGGCTCAGTCACATTACTAGACACATGTGAGTCTGCAAGGGATTTGTTGTTGGTTCTAAAGGAACACATGCAAAACCTTCATTCAACAGTACGTAGAAGAAAGGGAGATTCCAACATTGAAAGCAACATTTCTTCTCTTGATATCTTCAAGAAGAAGGCAAAGAAGACAATTTCTAAACAACTTGTTCAACTAAAGAGAATGCAAAATAAGGTTAATTCCTTTTCTTTActggatcaagatcaacaactAGCATTTTTGGCTAGAGTTCTAAGAGAATCAAACACCATCACCATCTCTGTATTACATTCTATATTAGTATTTTTGTCCATGCCAACATTTGGAACAAAAGGGCCCTCCTCCTTGATCTCAAAGTTGAAGACCACTGTTTTGTTCTCTTCACAGAAGGAACAGAAGAACACAAATGGGGTTGCAGATCTCCACAATGTTTTGTGCTCCCTCtttggaagagaaaaaaatgGTGATTCCAGTGGTGGATTTCAAAGGGCACTAGGAGTGTTGGAGACGTTAAATGTTGATATTGAAGCTCTTGAGGGTGGATTAGATTGCATATTTAGATGTTTAGTGAAAAATAGAGTTTCTTTTCTGAATATGTTAGTTCATTAA